A window of Malania oleifera isolate guangnan ecotype guangnan chromosome 5, ASM2987363v1, whole genome shotgun sequence contains these coding sequences:
- the LOC131155142 gene encoding nuclear transport factor 2 has product MASSYSGTVTAAQVGSYFVGQYYQVLQQQPDCAHQFYTDSSSMIQVDGDSSQTASTPLQIHTLILSLNFTGIEIKTINSLESWDGGILVLVSGSVKGKDFSDGRKFVQSFFLAPQEKGYFVLNDIFQFMDEEIVHQHSLPVQPENKLDSQVHAPSPIPELPVADYVLEEEARDYVNSVHIEDDTVDKYSLPDQQQLQEPETETVVEETPVEEAASLQNAVNTVQDPWAGPVEEPVGEPQKRTYASILRVSMGQPVLPVATQPLFKKSSPPASEWHHTPEPAAQPSNTVFSDVRESFGEAAEEGLALEEEGESKSVYVRNLPSNVSASEIEQEFMNFGRIKPDGVFIRSRKDIGVCYAFVEFEDLLGVQNALKASPIQLAGRQVFVEERRANSNSTSRGGRRGRGRGGYQSEATRGRFSARGSGRGSNHDGGDYSRPRGNGFYQRGSRQMS; this is encoded by the exons ATGGCGAGTTCATATTCCGGAACTGTCACTGCTGCTCAG GTTGGTTCATACTTCGTTGGTCAGTACTACCAGGTTCTTCAGCAGCAGCCCGATTGTGCTCATCAGTTTTATACCGATTCGAGCTCTATGATCCAGGTCGATGGGGATTCAAGCCAGACGGCTTCAACACCACTG cAAATCCATACACTTATCTTGTCGCTAAATTTTACTGGAATTGAGATCAAAACAATAAATTCTCTGGAATCGTGGGATggaggtattttagttttggtttCAGGTTCTGTTAAAGGCAAGGATTTCAGTGACGGGAGGAAATTTGTGCAGAGCTTTTTCCTTGCTCCCCAGGAGAAGGGTTACTTTGTTCTTAATGATATCTTCCAGTTCATGGATGAGGAAATTGTTCACCAACATTCCCTGCCTGTACAACCAGAGAACAAGCTTGATTCTCAAGTTCATGCGCCTAGTCCCATTCCTGAGCTACCAG TTGCAGACTATGTCTTAGAGGAAGAGGCCAGGGATTATGTGAACTCTGTTCATATTGAAGATGACACAGTTGACAAATACAGCCTCCCTGATCAACAGCAGCTACAGGAACCCGAAACTGAAACTGTGGTGGAGGAAACTCCTGTGGAAGAGGCTGCTTCACTTCAAAATGCTGTGAACACTGTGCAAGATCCTTGGGCAGGTCCTGTGGAGGAACCTGTTGGAGAGCCTCAAAAGAGAACTTATGCTTCCATT TTGCGGGTATCCATGGGGCAACCTGTCTTACCTGTTGCAACTCAACCATTGTTTAAAAAGAGTAGCCCACCAGCTTCTGAGTGGCATCACACACCGGAGCCGGCTGCTCAACCGTCAAACACTGTATTTTCAGATGTGCGGGAGTCTTTCGGAGAGGCAGCTGAGGAAGGCTTAGCACTAGAAGAAGAAG GTGAATCAAAATCTGTCTATGTGAGAAACTTGCCTTCAAATGTGTCTGCCTCTGAAATTGAGCAAGAGTTTATGAACTTTGGCAGAATCAAGCCAGATGGTGTGTTCATAAGGAGCCGCAAG GACATTGGTGTTTGCTATGCTTTTGTTGAGTTTGAAGATCTTCTTGGTGTTCAGAATGCTCTCAAG GCATCTCCAATCCAGTTGGCTGGGAGACAAGTCTTCGTCGAAGAGAGGAGGGCAAACAGCAACAGTACTTCCCGAGGTGGAA GAAGGGGAAGAGGAAGAGGTGGTTACCAGTCAGAGGCAACGAGGGGCCGTTTCAGTGCTCGGGGTTCTGGTCGGGGTAGCAACCATGATGGTGGAGACTACAGCAGGCCGAGGGGCAATGGTTTCTACCAGCGCGGTTCACGCCAAATGTCTTAG